From Thermoplasmata archaeon, the proteins below share one genomic window:
- a CDS encoding extracellular solute-binding protein: MKTGVVAVTVILLVATVFYFAFATQTSGVEKQERIVLWHTFADKEKDVFLKIVESYRARAGIEIDVQQQDYSSAVSKFIAHASAGNPPDILRVPNDRLGELASKGYLEPLNQFISPALLSQYYPEAIRAMEYDGKLYALPASIDCLMLIYNKDIFDMNGLEYPSENWSLEKVVETGKKLTTSEHFGFVFPVQISYWYFPFMLGFGGKIFDENGMPEVNSYEAVRAAEYIVNLMKVAKIMPDTPVDELKMLTLFQQQKAAMIVCGPWKIPEIRDAGVNFGMCPLPLIEETGKRVSPLVGYKGYAISKDSRHKLEAFKFITYLTGAEALVKFCIPTNTMPANKKAMENATLANLAVVKAVKKQFEYGTLFPTAPLMIVVGEKVSDALAKIVQGEEPQKALDEAQALIMKEMG, from the coding sequence ATGAAGACAGGTGTGGTCGCTGTTACTGTGATTCTTCTTGTGGCTACCGTTTTCTATTTTGCTTTTGCTACACAGACCAGCGGAGTTGAAAAACAGGAACGAATTGTGCTCTGGCACACCTTTGCAGATAAGGAAAAAGATGTGTTTCTGAAAATTGTGGAAAGCTACAGAGCCAGAGCTGGAATTGAGATTGATGTGCAACAGCAGGACTATTCAAGTGCGGTCTCAAAATTCATTGCCCATGCGTCTGCAGGTAACCCCCCAGACATACTGAGAGTGCCGAATGACCGCCTCGGAGAACTTGCAAGCAAAGGTTATCTTGAGCCCCTCAACCAGTTTATTTCCCCAGCCCTGCTTTCTCAATACTATCCTGAAGCAATACGGGCAATGGAATACGATGGAAAACTGTATGCTTTGCCCGCAAGCATTGACTGTCTCATGCTCATCTACAACAAGGACATTTTTGACATGAATGGGCTGGAATACCCGTCTGAGAATTGGAGTTTAGAAAAGGTTGTTGAAACAGGGAAAAAACTTACGACGAGCGAGCACTTCGGATTCGTTTTTCCAGTCCAGATTTCTTATTGGTATTTTCCTTTCATGCTTGGTTTCGGAGGCAAAATTTTTGATGAGAATGGGATGCCTGAGGTAAATTCCTACGAGGCGGTGAGAGCTGCAGAATACATTGTTAACTTGATGAAAGTTGCGAAGATAATGCCAGACACACCTGTGGATGAACTCAAAATGCTCACCCTTTTCCAGCAGCAGAAGGCAGCAATGATTGTTTGCGGCCCCTGGAAAATTCCAGAAATTAGAGATGCAGGAGTGAACTTTGGAATGTGCCCATTACCGCTGATTGAGGAAACTGGCAAGAGGGTTTCACCACTTGTTGGGTATAAAGGGTATGCAATTTCAAAAGATTCAAGGCACAAGCTGGAGGCATTCAAGTTCATTACCTATCTCACAGGTGCAGAGGCCTTGGTAAAATTCTGCATTCCAACCAACACAATGCCTGCAAACAAAAAGGCAATGGAGAATGCCACACTTGCAAATCTTGCAGTGGTCAAGGCGGTAAAGAAACAGTTCGAGTATGGCACACTGTTTCCCACTGCCCCGCTCATGATTGTTGTTGGAGAAAAGGTGAGTGATGCACTTGCTAAAATTGTGCAAGGGGAAGAGCCACAAAAAGCATTGGATGAGGCACAGGCACTGATTATGAAGGAGATGGGATAG
- a CDS encoding ABC transporter permease subunit, with product MKALSFALGLLILLSGFAQAVSVDNTGSYSCKIVWDSKGAGEYRILLIGNETTVYDTVFADLRADELALYETYFFEVEFTWQNGTKARAVAINGSAHVPADAKTIAYNLTGLSPTTNYRLEVRHGNDVESIEFTTLAEVVQLPKNDLSVYAVLAVVVGSFALLIGWLAKMEKKKLRSAYIYIAPALLGLVLLTFYPVLYGFFLSFTDYSLSYSQEYNFVGLENYLNVLFTPDFSLVLTTTIIWTVGCVALHVLIGIFLAVLLNRKIKGRVVYRAILLLPWAVPSYISVLTWRSMLEYGGALSTPFNSFLGTNIDFLNSMPWALVAVIMVNVWLGFSYMMMVFSGALQGIPEELYEAADVDGFSRWQKFRYITLPLLKPAIIPAALLGFIWTFNMFNVIYLLTGGGPVGKVGVSAGSTDILITFVYDQAFLYWRIGFAAAYSVVIFMMLLAFSVIYLRAGGGGESVYFTARKNSWLSAEVGTRIVLYAVGVVYLAAFLGIAFAGTNFAGIHYQNLLGIGFIFSALLIALKYREGIAIAKLFALFDFIVSLAVIVWYATVKPAEIVAGVNLMLFADVVVLYLTGKIWFEKSFGAAEPIERMLALPKRGLTKIGEVIGSIRIEMGIRKKKLVEDAIVHLILLLFSILALLPVVGIIGTSLWPGNVRVSLAVPSAVSMEHYTHVLYETQFFIWLRNSLLVAGGTTILGILLATTAAYAFSRFNFRGKKGFMLSFLVVQMFPGVIILIPYYILMRQLGLANTFIGLILAYAVTALPLAVWMIKGFFDTIPPDLEESAMVDGCGRVSAFYRVVLPLAKPAVAVVALFSFLAAWNEFVLAYTFMSDESMYTLPVGLTSFVGAGGMQTTADWGSFAAMSVLVAIPVCLLFIVFQKYLVSGLTKGGVKG from the coding sequence ATGAAGGCACTCAGTTTTGCTCTCGGTCTTCTTATTCTCCTCTCAGGGTTTGCTCAAGCTGTGAGTGTGGACAACACTGGCAGTTATTCCTGCAAAATTGTCTGGGATTCAAAGGGTGCTGGAGAGTATAGAATTCTACTCATCGGGAATGAGACAACAGTTTACGATACTGTGTTCGCAGACCTGCGTGCTGATGAACTGGCTCTTTATGAAACCTACTTCTTTGAAGTGGAATTTACATGGCAAAATGGCACGAAGGCAAGAGCTGTTGCGATAAACGGCAGTGCCCATGTCCCAGCTGATGCAAAAACCATTGCCTACAACCTCACAGGGCTTTCACCCACAACAAACTACAGGTTGGAAGTGAGACATGGAAATGATGTTGAAAGCATTGAGTTTACAACACTTGCAGAGGTTGTCCAGCTTCCGAAAAACGACCTGAGTGTTTATGCTGTGCTTGCAGTCGTTGTTGGTTCTTTTGCACTTCTGATTGGCTGGCTTGCAAAGATGGAAAAGAAAAAGTTGAGAAGTGCCTACATTTACATTGCCCCTGCATTGCTCGGGCTCGTACTGTTGACATTTTACCCTGTGCTCTATGGTTTCTTTCTCTCCTTCACCGACTACTCTCTTTCCTATAGCCAGGAATACAATTTCGTTGGACTTGAGAATTATCTGAATGTGCTTTTCACCCCTGATTTCTCGCTCGTGCTCACCACCACAATTATATGGACTGTGGGTTGCGTGGCTTTGCATGTTCTGATTGGGATTTTCCTCGCGGTTCTTTTGAATAGGAAAATAAAAGGAAGAGTGGTTTATCGAGCAATCCTCTTGCTGCCCTGGGCTGTGCCCTCCTACATTTCTGTGCTGACATGGCGAAGCATGCTGGAATATGGCGGTGCACTCTCAACACCGTTTAACAGTTTCCTTGGCACAAACATTGACTTTCTCAATTCAATGCCCTGGGCTCTAGTCGCTGTGATAATGGTGAATGTCTGGCTCGGTTTTTCCTACATGATGATGGTTTTCAGTGGTGCACTGCAAGGAATTCCTGAGGAACTTTACGAGGCAGCGGATGTGGATGGATTTTCAAGATGGCAAAAATTCCGCTACATTACTTTGCCTTTGCTCAAGCCGGCCATAATTCCCGCTGCATTGCTTGGCTTCATTTGGACTTTCAACATGTTCAATGTGATTTACCTGCTCACTGGAGGAGGGCCAGTTGGAAAGGTGGGTGTGAGCGCTGGTTCAACCGACATTCTGATAACTTTTGTTTATGACCAGGCATTTCTTTATTGGAGGATTGGGTTTGCTGCTGCCTACTCTGTTGTTATCTTCATGATGTTGCTTGCCTTCTCAGTAATCTATCTGCGTGCTGGAGGCGGTGGAGAAAGCGTTTACTTCACTGCTAGAAAGAACTCGTGGCTTTCCGCAGAAGTTGGAACAAGGATTGTGCTTTACGCAGTGGGTGTAGTTTATCTAGCCGCATTTCTCGGGATTGCTTTCGCAGGTACAAACTTTGCTGGCATTCATTATCAAAATCTGCTCGGAATTGGTTTTATCTTCTCTGCCCTGCTGATAGCACTGAAATATAGAGAAGGAATTGCCATTGCCAAGCTCTTTGCGTTATTTGACTTCATTGTGTCGCTAGCAGTAATTGTCTGGTATGCTACAGTGAAACCTGCAGAAATTGTGGCTGGAGTAAATTTGATGCTGTTTGCAGATGTTGTTGTGCTTTATCTGACAGGCAAAATCTGGTTTGAAAAGAGTTTTGGAGCTGCAGAACCGATAGAGCGGATGCTTGCATTACCGAAGAGAGGTTTAACAAAAATCGGGGAGGTAATTGGAAGCATAAGAATAGAGATGGGGATAAGGAAAAAGAAGCTGGTTGAGGATGCAATAGTGCACTTGATTCTCCTCCTCTTCTCAATTCTTGCACTCCTGCCAGTTGTAGGAATAATCGGGACATCGCTCTGGCCTGGGAATGTGCGAGTTTCGCTCGCAGTTCCCTCTGCAGTAAGCATGGAGCACTATACCCATGTGCTTTATGAAACCCAATTCTTTATCTGGCTGAGAAATAGTTTGCTGGTTGCTGGGGGCACAACCATCCTCGGAATTTTACTTGCTACCACTGCTGCATATGCGTTCTCAAGATTCAATTTCAGAGGCAAAAAAGGGTTTATGCTCTCCTTCCTTGTGGTCCAGATGTTTCCAGGCGTTATCATCCTCATTCCATACTACATTCTGATGCGTCAGCTCGGACTTGCTAACACATTTATTGGGCTGATTCTGGCTTATGCGGTTACTGCCTTGCCTCTCGCTGTCTGGATGATAAAGGGTTTCTTTGATACGATTCCGCCAGACCTTGAAGAGAGCGCAATGGTGGATGGTTGTGGGAGAGTAAGTGCGTTTTATAGAGTTGTGCTTCCGCTTGCAAAACCGGCAGTTGCAGTTGTGGCTCTATTTTCCTTCCTTGCTGCCTGGAACGAGTTCGTGCTCGCCT